The Flavobacterium faecale genome has a segment encoding these proteins:
- a CDS encoding ABC transporter permease: MSIISLIIKREFISKVRNKSFIVMTFLSPLLFVGITVFISYLSSMKSDTKQIAIHDPSGVFVKELVAQNQEEAEYKYVDLTPIPVEYLRDSIANQSYEGLLLIPNTTDATSLETKIQLIANTSPSIALIEKVQNVIGKKITQLNLEKAHLDTLAIKKAQSTVVLSLAKSSGEETIKGLNEIKIFIGGAFGYLVMMFIIMYGNMVMRSVIEEKTNRIIEIIISSVKPFQLMIGKIIGTSLAGILQFMIWAVIGLSIMTFASYFFGVNVGPTARLTPEMMTAEQSQMMTTVQMYIKELWNLPIASILLGFIVYFIGGYFLYSSFYAAIGAAVDNQTDSQQFLLPIIIPLMLSVYIGFFSVVHDPQGTIAVVFSMIPLTSPIVMLMRIPFGVPLWQIVVSVSILFGTFFGVVWFAAKIYRVGILMYGKKPSWKELYRWLKYAG, encoded by the coding sequence ATGAGCATCATTTCATTAATTATAAAAAGAGAATTTATATCCAAGGTTCGCAATAAATCGTTTATTGTGATGACCTTTTTGAGTCCGTTATTATTTGTGGGAATCACTGTTTTTATTAGCTACTTGAGCTCAATGAAATCAGATACGAAGCAAATTGCCATTCATGATCCATCGGGTGTTTTTGTCAAAGAACTCGTGGCTCAAAACCAAGAAGAAGCAGAATATAAATATGTCGATTTGACGCCCATACCAGTGGAGTATCTTAGAGACAGTATAGCCAATCAAAGTTATGAAGGTCTATTGCTGATTCCAAATACAACAGATGCAACGAGCTTGGAGACTAAAATACAATTGATTGCCAATACCAGTCCGAGTATTGCGCTTATCGAAAAAGTGCAAAACGTTATAGGCAAAAAAATCACCCAATTAAACTTGGAGAAAGCACATTTGGATACGCTGGCCATCAAAAAAGCGCAGTCCACGGTAGTACTTAGTTTGGCTAAATCATCGGGTGAAGAAACGATAAAAGGATTGAACGAAATCAAGATTTTTATTGGTGGTGCATTTGGTTATTTGGTCATGATGTTTATCATTATGTACGGGAATATGGTGATGCGATCGGTTATTGAAGAAAAAACAAATCGTATTATCGAAATCATTATATCCTCTGTAAAACCATTTCAGTTAATGATTGGAAAGATCATTGGAACCTCGTTAGCGGGAATTTTACAGTTTATGATTTGGGCTGTAATTGGGTTGTCAATCATGACTTTTGCTTCTTACTTTTTTGGAGTTAATGTTGGTCCAACAGCACGATTAACCCCAGAAATGATGACCGCAGAGCAAAGTCAAATGATGACTACAGTGCAAATGTATATCAAAGAATTGTGGAACTTGCCAATAGCATCAATCCTACTCGGATTCATAGTCTATTTTATTGGTGGTTACTTTTTGTACAGCTCGTTTTACGCAGCAATTGGTGCAGCAGTAGACAATCAAACCGATTCGCAACAATTTTTATTACCGATTATTATACCGCTTATGCTGAGTGTTTACATTGGTTTTTTCAGTGTTGTGCACGATCCGCAAGGGACGATTGCTGTAGTGTTTTCTATGATTCCGCTTACGTCGCCTATTGTGATGCTGATGCGCATACCGTTTGGCGTACCACTATGGCAAATTGTAGTTTCGGTATCGATTTTGTTTGGAACTTTCTTTGGAGTAGTTTGGTTTGCAGCCAAGATTTATAGAGTCGGAATCTTAATGTACGGTAAAAAACCATCGTGGAAAGAATTGTACCGCTGGTTGAAATATGCGGGGTGA
- a CDS encoding ABC transporter ATP-binding protein, with amino-acid sequence MSNLLEVKNVVKQYGDYTALNAVSLSIPKGSIYGLLGPNGAGKTSLIRIINQITLPDSGEIILDGEKLQSKHIQHIGYLPEERGLYQSMKVGEQCLYLAQMKGLSKAEAKKQLDYWFDRLEIQGWWNKKIQELSKGMAQKIQFVVCVLHQPKLLILDEPFSGFDPVNANVIKDEILALKEKGTTILFSTHRMESVEELCDEIALIHKSNKLIEGKLNDVKRQFRTNSYEVGILSSDVEGLMFAITQKFSVNPANFKTLNNELKLEIHIGDATPNELLNILVQKGQVTHFVEKIPSVNDIFIQTVS; translated from the coding sequence ATGAGTAACTTACTTGAAGTCAAAAATGTAGTCAAGCAATATGGAGATTATACTGCTTTGAACGCTGTTTCGTTAAGCATCCCCAAAGGCAGTATTTATGGACTCTTAGGTCCGAATGGTGCTGGTAAAACTTCTTTAATTCGAATCATCAATCAAATAACATTGCCAGATAGTGGCGAAATAATTTTGGACGGCGAGAAATTGCAGTCCAAACACATTCAGCATATAGGTTATTTGCCCGAAGAGCGTGGTTTGTATCAAAGTATGAAAGTGGGAGAACAGTGTTTGTACCTAGCGCAAATGAAGGGATTGTCAAAGGCCGAAGCCAAAAAACAATTGGATTACTGGTTTGATCGTCTTGAAATTCAAGGTTGGTGGAACAAAAAAATCCAAGAATTGTCCAAAGGAATGGCCCAGAAAATTCAGTTTGTGGTTTGTGTTTTGCACCAGCCCAAATTGCTTATTCTAGACGAACCGTTCTCAGGTTTTGATCCGGTGAATGCTAATGTGATCAAAGACGAAATTTTGGCTTTGAAAGAGAAAGGAACTACGATTTTATTCTCAACGCATCGCATGGAAAGTGTAGAGGAGTTGTGTGACGAAATTGCTTTGATTCACAAATCAAACAAATTAATCGAAGGGAAACTGAATGATGTAAAACGTCAATTTCGAACCAATAGTTACGAGGTCGGGATATTAAGTTCAGACGTTGAAGGTTTGATGTTTGCCATCACCCAAAAGTTCAGCGTTAATCCGGCAAATTTTAAAACGTTGAATAACGAATTAAAACTCGAAATTCATATTGGGGATGCAACACCAAACGAGTTGCTGAATATCTTAGTCCAAAAAGGGCAAGTCACCCATTTTGTAGAAAAAATTCCGTCTGTCAATGATATTTTCATTCAAACAGTTAGTTAG
- the dnaJ gene encoding molecular chaperone DnaJ, translated as MKKDFYEILGIAKGADAAAIKKGYRKKAIEFHPDKNPGDKTAEEKFKEAAEAYEVLSDPAKKQKYDQYGHQAFDGSGGFGGGGGHGGMNMDDIFSQFGDIFGGGGFGGFGGGGSRGPQRVKGSNLRIKVKLTLEEIANGVEKKVKVKRKVQAPGVSYKTCSTCNGQGQVMRVTNTILGRMQSASTCPTCGGAGQQLDKKPAEADAQGMIQEDETVSIKIPAGVVDGMQLKVSSKGNDAPGNSVPGDLIVAIEELEHEFLKREGENLHYDLYISFPEAILGVSKDIEAVNGKVRIKLEDGIQSGKILRLKGKGIPNINGYGNGDLLVHVNVWTPKELNKEQRQFFEKNMDSDNFIPNPEKSDKSFFEKVKDMFS; from the coding sequence ATGAAAAAAGATTTTTACGAAATATTAGGTATAGCTAAAGGTGCAGATGCTGCAGCGATTAAGAAAGGCTACCGAAAAAAAGCCATTGAGTTTCATCCTGACAAAAACCCAGGAGACAAAACGGCAGAAGAGAAGTTTAAAGAAGCAGCAGAAGCTTACGAAGTATTGAGTGATCCTGCCAAAAAGCAAAAGTACGACCAATACGGGCACCAAGCCTTTGATGGTTCTGGTGGTTTTGGCGGCGGTGGTGGTCATGGTGGTATGAATATGGACGACATCTTCAGCCAGTTTGGTGATATCTTTGGTGGCGGTGGATTTGGCGGCTTTGGTGGTGGCGGTTCTCGTGGCCCACAAAGAGTCAAAGGATCTAATCTTCGTATCAAAGTCAAATTGACTTTGGAGGAGATTGCCAATGGTGTGGAGAAAAAAGTAAAAGTGAAACGTAAGGTGCAAGCGCCTGGTGTAAGCTATAAAACGTGTTCTACCTGTAACGGTCAAGGTCAGGTGATGCGTGTGACCAATACAATTTTGGGTCGTATGCAGTCAGCTAGTACTTGCCCTACTTGTGGTGGTGCGGGTCAACAATTGGACAAAAAGCCAGCTGAAGCCGATGCACAAGGAATGATTCAAGAAGATGAAACAGTTTCTATTAAAATACCTGCGGGTGTTGTAGACGGTATGCAATTGAAAGTTTCTAGCAAAGGAAACGATGCACCAGGAAACAGCGTACCAGGAGATTTGATTGTTGCGATCGAAGAGTTGGAACATGAATTCTTGAAGCGTGAAGGTGAAAATTTGCATTACGATTTATATATCAGTTTTCCAGAAGCAATTTTGGGAGTTTCGAAAGATATCGAAGCAGTAAACGGAAAAGTACGTATCAAACTAGAAGACGGAATCCAGTCGGGTAAAATCTTGCGTTTGAAAGGGAAAGGTATTCCGAATATCAATGGTTATGGTAATGGAGATTTATTGGTTCATGTTAATGTTTGGACTCCAAAAGAGTTGAATAAAGAACAAAGACAGTTTTTTGAAAAAAATATGGACAGCGATAATTTTATCCCGAACCCTGAGAAATCAGACAAATCGTTTTTCGAAAAAGTAAAAGATATGTTCTCTTAG
- a CDS encoding nucleotide exchange factor GrpE → MFKNVFKNKGNMTTENTEIDQKIEDVTLDNNATEEQVLAEELSVEEQLTKDLANEKDKFLRLFAEFENYKRRTTKERIELFKTANADVVGALLPVLDDFDRAIIEIAKSENEAVTKGVQLIHEKLKNTLNSKGLEVVDVNAGDAFNADFAEAITQIPAPSDDMKGKIVDVLEKGYKLGDKIIRFPKVVIGQ, encoded by the coding sequence ATGTTTAAGAATGTTTTTAAAAATAAAGGTAATATGACTACTGAAAATACAGAAATCGATCAAAAAATAGAGGATGTGACATTGGATAACAATGCAACTGAAGAGCAGGTTCTTGCAGAAGAATTAAGTGTTGAAGAACAGTTAACGAAAGACTTGGCAAATGAAAAAGATAAATTTTTGAGATTATTTGCTGAATTTGAAAATTACAAAAGAAGAACTACTAAAGAACGTATCGAGTTGTTTAAAACAGCTAATGCCGATGTAGTAGGGGCTTTGCTACCTGTTTTGGATGATTTTGATAGAGCGATTATCGAAATTGCAAAGTCGGAAAACGAAGCGGTTACTAAAGGAGTGCAGTTAATTCATGAAAAATTGAAAAACACATTAAACTCTAAAGGATTAGAAGTTGTTGATGTAAATGCAGGTGACGCATTTAATGCTGATTTTGCTGAAGCAATTACTCAAATCCCAGCTCCGTCTGATGATATGAAAGGTAAAATTGTGGATGTTCTTGAAAAAGGATACAAATTAGGAGATAAAATTATTCGTTTTCCTAAGGTTGTAATTGGGCAATAA
- the hisS gene encoding histidine--tRNA ligase produces MASKPSIPKGTRDFSPAEVAKRQYIIQTIKTNFEKFGFQPIETPSFENSETLMGKYGEEGDRLIFKILNSGDYLAKANAGHLEAKDSTKLTASISEKALRYDLTVPFARYVVQHQNEIEFPFKRYQIQPVWRADRPQKGRFREFFQCDADVVGSKSLWQEVELVQLYDAVFTDLGLAGATVKINNRKILSGIAEVIGASDKLIDFTVALDKLDKIGEDGVKKEMIEKGISEDAITKVQPLFNFTGTTTEKLAQLAQLLADSQEGMKGVEELRFICENVINLGLSTAELDLDVTLARGLNYYTGAIFEVSAPKGVAMGSIGGGGRYDDLTGIFGLKNMSGVGISFGLDRIYLVVEELNLFPQTVTVSTKALFINYGEKESFYAMNAIKQLRAAGIKVELYPDNAKVGKQFQHADKRFIPFAVIAAEDEMSQGKYALKNLATGEQNLLDLEELKAALK; encoded by the coding sequence ATGGCATCAAAACCAAGTATTCCTAAAGGAACCAGAGATTTTTCACCTGCTGAGGTGGCAAAAAGACAATACATTATACAAACTATAAAAACCAATTTTGAGAAATTTGGTTTTCAACCGATTGAAACCCCTTCATTCGAAAATTCGGAAACCCTGATGGGGAAATACGGAGAAGAAGGCGACCGCTTGATCTTTAAAATCCTGAATTCGGGAGATTATTTGGCGAAGGCCAATGCGGGACATTTAGAGGCAAAAGATAGTACAAAATTAACAGCAAGTATTTCTGAAAAAGCCTTGCGTTATGACTTGACCGTTCCTTTCGCTCGTTACGTGGTACAACACCAAAACGAAATTGAATTCCCATTTAAAAGATACCAAATTCAGCCTGTTTGGCGTGCAGATCGTCCACAAAAAGGGCGTTTTAGAGAATTTTTTCAATGTGATGCCGATGTTGTAGGTTCCAAATCGCTTTGGCAAGAAGTGGAATTGGTGCAATTATACGACGCTGTTTTTACCGATTTGGGATTGGCAGGTGCAACCGTAAAAATCAACAACCGTAAAATATTGTCTGGAATCGCTGAGGTAATTGGAGCTTCGGATAAATTGATTGATTTTACCGTTGCCTTGGATAAGTTGGACAAAATAGGCGAGGATGGTGTAAAGAAAGAAATGATCGAAAAAGGTATTTCTGAAGACGCAATCACAAAAGTGCAACCTTTGTTTAATTTCACTGGTACGACTACCGAAAAATTAGCACAACTGGCACAATTATTAGCCGATTCGCAAGAAGGAATGAAAGGTGTTGAAGAATTACGTTTTATCTGTGAAAACGTAATCAACCTAGGATTATCTACGGCAGAACTGGATTTGGACGTGACCTTGGCTCGTGGACTGAATTATTATACAGGAGCTATTTTTGAAGTTTCGGCACCCAAAGGAGTAGCCATGGGATCGATTGGTGGCGGTGGTCGTTACGACGATTTAACTGGTATCTTCGGTTTGAAAAACATGAGCGGCGTTGGAATTTCGTTTGGCCTAGACCGCATCTATTTGGTGGTGGAAGAGCTGAATTTATTTCCACAAACGGTAACGGTTTCGACCAAAGCTTTGTTTATTAATTACGGTGAAAAAGAGTCTTTTTATGCGATGAATGCGATCAAACAATTGAGAGCTGCGGGAATTAAAGTAGAGTTGTATCCAGATAACGCAAAAGTTGGAAAGCAATTTCAACATGCCGACAAACGTTTTATTCCGTTTGCAGTAATCGCAGCCGAGGATGAAATGAGCCAAGGAAAATATGCACTTAAAAACTTGGCAACTGGAGAGCAGAATTTGTTAGACTTAGAAGAATTGAAAGCGGCACTTAAATAA
- a CDS encoding vWA domain-containing protein — translation MEQTGLIIDKPEVPRTFHQLGILVLDGSGSMNATGRGQLTKAQEVEMGVKELFTRFDGSSKKSNFSFSCIKFDTSSTTTLQPTPFQEIDYFSENFNPLDGKGRGTHIFEALNEAKKMAEEFLNNAPQDGLRHSVVILLMSDGLCFQPETTIAVADNIKLNPSVVIASAYFAELGNSDNEATEIKNLLQNVSTNPVKYYATVYDGEALRKFFESSISQSAGIGKIN, via the coding sequence ATGGAACAAACAGGACTTATTATTGACAAACCCGAGGTGCCAAGAACATTTCATCAACTTGGAATCTTAGTACTAGATGGAAGCGGTTCAATGAATGCAACTGGCAGAGGACAGCTCACTAAAGCGCAAGAAGTTGAAATGGGTGTAAAAGAACTTTTTACACGTTTCGATGGTAGTAGCAAAAAAAGCAATTTTTCTTTTTCATGTATTAAATTCGACACTTCTTCTACTACAACATTACAACCAACACCTTTCCAAGAGATTGATTATTTTAGTGAAAATTTTAATCCATTGGATGGTAAAGGAAGAGGCACACACATTTTTGAGGCACTTAATGAAGCAAAAAAAATGGCGGAAGAGTTTCTTAATAATGCACCCCAAGATGGACTTAGACATAGTGTCGTTATTCTTTTAATGTCAGACGGCTTATGTTTTCAACCCGAAACTACAATTGCCGTAGCCGACAATATTAAATTAAATCCTAGTGTAGTAATTGCATCTGCATATTTTGCTGAATTAGGCAATAGCGATAATGAAGCAACCGAAATAAAAAATTTATTACAAAATGTTTCTACAAATCCTGTTAAATATTACGCTACTGTTTATGATGGAGAAGCATTAAGGAAATTTTTTGAAAGTTCAATAAGTCAATCAGCAGGTATTGGAAAAATCAATTAA